From Chryseobacterium joostei, the proteins below share one genomic window:
- a CDS encoding J domain-containing protein, whose product MKDYYYFLGISQDASEEDIKKAYRKLSLKYHPDKNDNDDFFADRFREIQEAYETLSDPGRRHSYDQNLESHQRSFRYNVPPVIKTFTANKIHAKKGEEIIINWQTSNADVVKVLPFGLEKPYGERIFKITEFKDGKFQLLLHATNSLLHKTVVQGITITEVFENDTEKFKNTVEDMFKSQPRTAVNKNGLSKITMLFWGIVILAIALYFLIKELI is encoded by the coding sequence ATGAAAGACTACTACTATTTTCTCGGTATATCCCAGGATGCTTCAGAAGAAGACATCAAAAAGGCTTATCGGAAGCTGTCTTTAAAATACCATCCCGACAAGAACGATAATGATGATTTCTTTGCAGACCGTTTCCGTGAAATTCAGGAAGCCTATGAAACGTTGAGTGACCCAGGCAGAAGACATTCCTATGATCAGAACCTGGAAAGCCATCAGCGAAGTTTCAGATATAATGTTCCGCCCGTCATAAAGACTTTTACAGCCAATAAAATTCATGCGAAAAAAGGAGAGGAGATTATTATCAATTGGCAAACAAGTAATGCCGATGTGGTGAAAGTATTACCTTTCGGATTGGAGAAACCTTATGGTGAAAGAATCTTTAAGATTACAGAATTTAAGGATGGAAAATTCCAGCTTTTGCTTCACGCAACAAATTCGCTTCTGCATAAAACCGTAGTGCAGGGAATTACCATTACAGAGGTTTTTGAAAATGATACAGAGAAATTCAAAAACACAGTAGAGGATATGTTTAAGTCTCAGCCGAGAACGGCTGTGAACAAGAATGGTCTGTCCAAAATTACAATGTTGTTTTGGGGGATTGTAATTTTAGCAATTGCTTTATACTTCCTAATAAAAGAACTTATTTAG
- a CDS encoding RNA polymerase sigma factor: MPQKEKESIISQTVSNYGGKLMSYIRPKVKNTEDAEDILQEVWYQFSSITNLSEIVNVGGWLYRVTANKITDRYRKKKTENLEDFVYEDEDGSFSIKDILLMDDSAGPEVKMFQDEIWKKLFEALDELPEKQRLVYVENELNDKTLQEIADEQGENIKTIISRKNYAVKHLRNRLRRLYEDLKS, from the coding sequence ATGCCACAGAAAGAGAAAGAAAGCATCATCTCGCAGACCGTTTCCAACTACGGAGGAAAGCTGATGTCCTATATTCGTCCCAAAGTGAAAAACACAGAGGATGCAGAAGATATTCTGCAGGAAGTGTGGTATCAGTTCAGTAGCATTACCAATCTTTCCGAGATTGTAAATGTAGGAGGCTGGCTTTACAGGGTCACTGCGAATAAGATTACAGATCGTTATCGTAAAAAGAAAACAGAAAATCTTGAAGATTTTGTTTACGAAGATGAAGACGGTAGTTTTTCCATTAAGGATATTTTATTGATGGATGATAGCGCAGGTCCTGAAGTAAAGATGTTTCAGGATGAGATCTGGAAAAAACTGTTTGAAGCATTGGATGAGCTTCCTGAGAAACAAAGGTTGGTTTACGTAGAAAATGAACTAAACGACAAAACCCTCCAGGAGATCGCTGATGAACAAGGAGAAAACATCAAAACTATCATCAGTAGAAAAAACTATGCTGTGAAGCATTTGAGAAACAGGTTGAGAAGACTATACGAAGATTTAAAAAGTTAG
- a CDS encoding S9 family peptidase, with protein MNLNSKIFGTAYIVLSAIMMNAQSSTSKLPGDPTLPSTKANLEKLVSYDKGNFKYKVEDYFARPKASQFKISPDGKFLSYKEKDKDSKNHVYVKELGTGKITKAIVEKDDLIKAYGWLNKNRLFYTQDKGGNENIHLYAADTDGSNLKDLTPFDGITLGSIIPIKDTDFVVVTMNKNNKQIFEPYKVNFVTGEITQLYENKDANSPIDDYIFDKDGNLRGYTILENGLTTKTYYKDLQTGKFNLIKSTDWSDTFSIVRFNDNSKNKGEAYVVTNLDSDKAKIVLYDLKKNAVIKEVYSNPVYDVSSISVAGKNRNYELDYVSYNGVKGETVPVSKFYKEIDDKLKSQFGDKEFGIVSSDDNNDKLLVVVGSDKLYGTYYEYDTKTKQTKLLYNLMPQLKEEDMAEMRPIEFKSRDGLTIRGYITLPKAALEGKKVPLIVNPHGGPQGIRDDWGFNPESQLFASRGYATLQVNFRISGGYGKEFQKAGYKQIGRKAMDDVEDGVKYAISQGWVDKDKIAIYGGSHGGYATLMGLIKTPDLYACGVDYVGVSNIFTFFESFPEYWKPYKEMVKQIWYDLDNPEEAKIAKEVSPVFQIDKIKKPLFVVQGANDPRVNINESDQIVKAMRAKGFEVPYMVKYDEGHGFGKEPNRIEFYKSMLGFFAENFNKAK; from the coding sequence ATGAATCTAAATTCCAAAATTTTCGGTACAGCTTATATTGTACTTTCCGCTATTATGATGAATGCACAGAGTTCTACATCCAAACTTCCGGGAGATCCCACGCTTCCGTCTACCAAGGCTAATCTAGAGAAACTTGTTTCTTATGACAAAGGAAACTTCAAGTATAAAGTTGAAGATTACTTTGCAAGACCAAAGGCTTCCCAATTTAAAATATCGCCGGATGGAAAGTTTCTTTCCTATAAAGAAAAAGACAAAGACAGCAAAAATCATGTTTATGTTAAAGAATTAGGTACAGGGAAAATTACCAAGGCCATTGTAGAAAAAGATGACCTGATAAAAGCATATGGCTGGTTGAACAAAAACCGTTTATTCTATACGCAAGACAAAGGGGGTAATGAGAATATTCATCTTTATGCTGCGGATACTGATGGTAGTAATCTTAAGGATTTAACTCCATTTGACGGGATTACATTAGGCTCAATTATTCCAATAAAAGATACAGACTTCGTTGTAGTTACAATGAATAAGAATAATAAACAGATCTTTGAACCCTATAAAGTTAACTTCGTAACAGGAGAAATAACCCAATTGTATGAAAATAAAGATGCCAATAGCCCTATTGACGACTATATTTTTGATAAAGACGGAAATTTAAGAGGATATACTATTCTTGAAAACGGATTAACAACGAAGACTTACTATAAAGACCTGCAGACAGGGAAATTCAATCTGATTAAATCAACGGATTGGTCTGATACATTCAGTATTGTCAGATTTAATGATAATTCCAAGAACAAAGGCGAAGCTTATGTGGTCACTAATCTAGACAGTGATAAAGCAAAGATTGTTTTATATGATTTAAAGAAAAATGCTGTAATTAAGGAGGTTTATTCCAATCCTGTTTATGATGTAAGCTCAATAAGTGTTGCCGGTAAAAACAGAAATTATGAACTGGATTACGTTAGCTATAACGGCGTAAAAGGAGAAACGGTTCCGGTAAGTAAATTCTATAAAGAAATTGATGATAAGCTAAAATCTCAGTTTGGAGACAAGGAATTTGGTATCGTTTCTTCAGATGATAATAATGATAAACTTCTTGTAGTAGTAGGAAGCGATAAGCTATACGGAACGTACTACGAGTATGACACAAAGACTAAGCAAACAAAGCTTCTTTATAACCTGATGCCACAGTTGAAAGAAGAGGATATGGCAGAAATGAGACCAATTGAATTTAAAAGTAGAGATGGACTAACGATTCGTGGTTATATTACCCTGCCTAAAGCAGCATTGGAAGGCAAAAAGGTTCCTTTAATTGTGAACCCACATGGTGGTCCTCAGGGAATCAGAGATGATTGGGGATTCAATCCGGAAAGCCAACTGTTTGCAAGCAGAGGGTATGCTACACTTCAGGTGAATTTCAGAATTTCAGGAGGTTATGGAAAAGAATTCCAAAAAGCAGGGTATAAGCAGATTGGAAGAAAAGCAATGGATGACGTGGAAGATGGAGTAAAATACGCCATCAGCCAAGGATGGGTAGATAAAGATAAGATTGCAATTTACGGAGGCAGCCACGGGGGATATGCTACCTTGATGGGCTTGATCAAAACACCGGATTTATATGCTTGTGGAGTAGATTATGTAGGAGTATCTAATATTTTTACATTCTTCGAATCATTCCCGGAATACTGGAAACCTTACAAAGAAATGGTAAAACAAATCTGGTATGATTTAGATAACCCTGAAGAAGCTAAAATTGCCAAGGAAGTATCACCTGTCTTCCAGATTGATAAGATAAAGAAACCATTGTTTGTAGTTCAGGGTGCTAATGACCCTAGAGTAAATATCAATGAATCTGATCAGATTGTGAAAGCTATGCGTGCTAAAGGATTTGAAGTACCTTACATGGTAAAATATGATGAAGGACACGGATTCGGAAAAGAACCAAACAGAATCGAATTTTATAAATCGATGCTAGGATTCTTTGCTGAAAATTTCAATAAGGCTAAGTAA